A region from the Candidatus Acidulodesulfobacterium acidiphilum genome encodes:
- a CDS encoding glycosyltransferase family 9 protein: MKNVIILNLTRMGDLIQSTALFKKIKLTYPESRVKLIISKEFAEIAPFLPYVDEIKLIDVTGLSELLKANNFDLTIDVLKALGAMFDGILQVNYDLAVNLSHDEFSVYFLYILNSLKNIGISVNREGIIISNDEMIAYIFSAVKNRKVSVLNLVDLYERTIRTNKTQYKQHVNKIFLDAKKNNEEHDGNKEFEVLKKYGIEESDNIVSFAIGASTELKKWRYDYFAELAKMFLNGDIKTKVVLLGAKYDVKAGGFIESIVANERLINLTGKTSVADLVYIVRRSNLLITHDTGTMHIGVAVGTKLIVIYTGNVGFLETGPYAENRLLVIPDIGCFPCDFNLKCLNPVCQGLIKPEYIYDMSLMVLEKENDYAQKLSDYKNSGIIPYLSRFDSKKFIDYLPAVKIKLNFKDLKLKILKLSLEHYYEGDFWKIDENEIELFLDCFEGIEYNLSLDIKEELKSVEKLIALCKRGMSETKKMINLALKDPFNSKKIEEYTCKIKSIDFELKYLSSVYDDLSLFNQIHVINQNSSVSYDLFGFALDSLKNYSMYKLQLNIFKKVSLIFLDKIKNL, encoded by the coding sequence ATGAAAAATGTAATCATACTGAATCTTACCCGCATGGGCGACCTTATACAGTCCACCGCTCTTTTTAAAAAAATTAAACTAACCTATCCGGAAAGCCGAGTTAAACTTATAATTTCTAAAGAATTTGCGGAAATTGCCCCTTTTCTTCCGTATGTCGATGAGATTAAACTTATAGACGTTACCGGACTATCCGAACTTTTAAAAGCAAACAATTTCGACTTAACTATAGATGTTCTAAAAGCTTTAGGCGCCATGTTCGACGGTATCTTGCAGGTAAATTACGACCTTGCGGTAAACCTTTCTCACGATGAATTCAGTGTTTATTTCCTTTATATTTTAAATTCGTTAAAAAATATAGGCATTTCTGTAAACCGCGAAGGAATTATAATATCTAACGACGAAATGATAGCTTATATATTTTCTGCAGTTAAAAACAGAAAAGTAAGCGTTTTAAATCTCGTCGATCTATACGAAAGAACTATCAGGACGAATAAAACCCAATATAAACAACACGTGAATAAAATTTTTTTAGACGCAAAAAAAAATAATGAAGAACATGATGGAAATAAGGAGTTTGAAGTTTTAAAAAAATACGGTATAGAAGAAAGCGATAATATCGTTTCTTTTGCCATAGGAGCATCGACTGAGCTAAAAAAATGGCGTTACGACTATTTTGCGGAACTGGCCAAAATGTTTTTAAACGGCGACATTAAAACTAAAGTAGTTTTACTCGGAGCAAAATATGACGTTAAAGCAGGCGGTTTTATAGAAAGCATAGTCGCAAACGAAAGACTTATTAATCTTACCGGAAAAACCTCGGTTGCCGACCTTGTTTATATAGTACGGCGCTCAAATCTTCTTATAACACACGATACAGGAACAATGCATATAGGAGTTGCCGTAGGAACTAAATTAATCGTTATTTATACCGGAAACGTTGGTTTTTTAGAAACGGGACCATATGCCGAAAACCGTTTGCTCGTAATTCCCGATATTGGATGTTTTCCATGCGATTTTAATTTAAAATGTTTAAATCCGGTTTGCCAGGGATTAATTAAACCTGAATATATTTATGATATGTCTTTGATGGTTCTCGAAAAAGAAAACGACTATGCCCAAAAACTGTCCGATTATAAGAATAGCGGCATTATTCCTTATCTGTCCCGTTTTGATTCTAAAAAATTTATCGATTATCTGCCGGCGGTAAAAATTAAGTTAAATTTTAAAGATTTAAAACTTAAAATACTAAAATTATCTCTAGAACATTATTACGAAGGAGATTTTTGGAAGATAGACGAAAACGAAATAGAACTTTTTCTTGACTGTTTTGAGGGCATAGAATATAATCTTAGCTTAGATATCAAGGAAGAATTAAAGTCCGTTGAAAAGCTTATCGCTCTATGCAAAAGAGGTATGTCGGAGACAAAAAAAATGATAAATTTGGCTCTTAAAGACCCGTTTAATTCAAAAAAAATAGAAGAATATACCTGTAAAATAAAATCTATAGATTTTGAATTAAAATATTTATCTTCGGTTTATGACGACTTATCTCTGTTTAACCAGATTCACGTCATAAACCAGAACAGTTCGGTCAGCTACGATTTGTTCGGTTTTGCCTTAGATTCTCTTAAAAATTATTCCATGTATAAGCTCCAATTAAATATATTTAAAAAGGTTTCGTTAATTTTTTTAGATAAAATCAAAAATTTATAA
- the cysC gene encoding adenylyl-sulfate kinase has translation MKAENHSSPCIVWHEHKIKRSDREKLKNQKGCVLWLTGLSGCGKSTIANLLEERLNEKGYHTYLLDGDNIRHGLSRGLGFSEEDRLENIKRVAEAAKLFVDAGIIVIASFISPLKKHRQTAKEIIGSGDFVEIFIDTPFHECVNRDAKGWYKMALNGEIESYTGVDSPYEKPEKPDVHIKTDGINAEEGVGRIIEILSATNKL, from the coding sequence ATGAAAGCAGAAAATCATTCAAGCCCGTGTATCGTTTGGCACGAACATAAAATAAAAAGGAGCGACAGGGAAAAACTTAAAAACCAGAAAGGGTGTGTTTTGTGGCTTACCGGGCTCAGCGGATGCGGGAAGAGCACCATTGCTAATTTACTTGAAGAGCGTTTAAACGAAAAAGGCTATCATACATATCTTTTAGACGGGGACAATATAAGGCACGGGCTCAGCAGGGGGCTGGGGTTTTCCGAGGAGGACAGGTTGGAAAACATAAAAAGAGTAGCCGAAGCCGCCAAACTTTTCGTAGATGCAGGGATTATCGTTATAGCATCTTTTATTTCGCCTTTAAAGAAGCACAGGCAGACGGCAAAGGAGATAATAGGGTCCGGCGACTTTGTCGAAATATTTATAGACACTCCTTTTCACGAATGCGTTAATAGGGATGCAAAAGGTTGGTACAAAATGGCGTTAAACGGAGAAATAGAAAGCTATACCGGCGTCGATTCTCCTTACGAAAAGCCGGAAAAGCCGGATGTACATATAAAGACGGACGGTATCAACGCCGAAGAGGGCGTTGGCAGAATTATAGAAATATTATCCGCTACAAACAAACTTTAA